Proteins encoded by one window of Paenibacillus sp. DCT19:
- the spoVM gene encoding stage V sporulation protein SpoVM yields the protein MKFYTFKLPKFLGGFVKAILNTFQKN from the coding sequence ATGAAATTTTACACGTTCAAACTGCCGAAGTTTTTGGGAGGGTTTGTGAAGGCGATTCTTAATACGTTTCAAAAGAACTGA
- the rpe gene encoding ribulose-phosphate 3-epimerase codes for MIKIAPSILSADFARLGAEVAEAQTAGGDWIHVDVMDGHFVPNITLGPAIVKAIAPHTSLPLDVHLMIENPERYVEEFAKAGAAVITVHAEACVHLHRVIHLIKEQGVKAGVALNPGTPASAIQEVLDDVDLVLVMTVNPGFGGQAFISGTMNKIKQIRSWLNEKGRHDVHIEVDGGIAADTAPLVVEAGADVLVAGSAVFGREDRAAAITEIRNSYGG; via the coding sequence ATGATTAAAATTGCCCCATCCATTTTATCTGCTGATTTTGCCCGTCTTGGTGCAGAGGTAGCGGAAGCTCAAACCGCAGGTGGAGACTGGATTCATGTTGATGTCATGGACGGTCACTTTGTCCCTAATATTACGCTAGGCCCTGCAATTGTAAAAGCCATTGCGCCTCATACAAGCTTGCCACTTGATGTGCATTTGATGATTGAGAACCCTGAGCGGTATGTTGAGGAGTTTGCCAAAGCTGGCGCTGCGGTCATTACCGTTCATGCTGAAGCTTGTGTGCACCTTCACCGTGTTATTCACTTGATCAAAGAACAGGGTGTAAAAGCGGGCGTTGCTTTGAATCCGGGTACACCTGCTAGTGCGATTCAGGAAGTTCTTGATGATGTCGACTTGGTGCTGGTCATGACGGTTAACCCAGGGTTTGGTGGACAAGCCTTCATCTCTGGAACAATGAACAAAATCAAGCAGATTCGCAGTTGGCTGAATGAAAAAGGTCGTCATGACGTTCATATTGAAGTCGATGGCGGGATTGCTGCCGATACGGCTCCACTCGTGGTGGAAGCTGGCGCGGATGTACTCGTTGCAGGAAGTGCAGTATTTGGACGTGAAGATCGTGCAGCAGCAATTACTGAAATTCGCAACAGCTACGGGGGATAA
- the rsgA gene encoding ribosome small subunit-dependent GTPase A: MPEGIIVKALSGYYYVMPLEDNGVPSVEGSAVQCRARGIFRKRGTSPLVGDRVSYMLTENGEGTVDEIKQRETELIRPPVANVNLAVLLFSVKEPDMNLNLLDKFLVHIEQAGLDALIVVTKQDLADPGADDKDTVAEVKALYEQIGYEVISTSSRTGEGSELLKERLAGQISVFAGQSGVGKSSMLNALMPGLTLETSEISMRLGRGRHTTRHVELIPLDNGGFVADTPGFSQLDFLEIGVEELSTCFREFAQYAEQCKFRGCTHTHEPSCKVLEAKEEGLIAESRYRHYVLFLTEMKDKKRRY; this comes from the coding sequence ATGCCTGAAGGTATCATCGTTAAAGCGCTAAGCGGTTACTACTATGTCATGCCACTGGAAGATAACGGGGTGCCTTCGGTTGAAGGCTCTGCCGTTCAATGTCGAGCTAGAGGCATTTTTAGAAAGCGAGGCACTTCACCGCTTGTGGGTGACCGTGTTAGCTACATGTTGACTGAGAATGGGGAAGGGACAGTAGATGAAATTAAACAGCGTGAGACGGAACTGATCCGTCCGCCTGTGGCTAATGTAAATCTCGCTGTTCTCCTGTTCTCCGTCAAGGAACCGGATATGAATCTGAATCTGCTGGACAAGTTCCTTGTTCATATTGAACAGGCAGGACTGGATGCGCTAATCGTGGTAACGAAGCAAGATCTAGCTGACCCCGGAGCAGATGATAAAGATACTGTTGCTGAAGTGAAGGCGCTCTACGAACAGATTGGTTACGAGGTCATCTCGACCAGTTCGCGAACCGGGGAAGGTAGTGAACTGCTGAAGGAACGTCTTGCAGGTCAGATTAGCGTATTTGCAGGTCAATCCGGGGTAGGGAAGTCTTCTATGCTGAATGCCTTGATGCCAGGTCTTACGCTGGAAACGAGTGAGATTAGCATGCGTCTAGGACGAGGCAGACATACCACTAGGCACGTGGAGTTGATTCCACTGGATAATGGCGGCTTTGTTGCTGATACGCCTGGATTCAGCCAGCTGGACTTTCTAGAGATTGGTGTAGAGGAGCTTTCCACCTGTTTCCGTGAATTTGCCCAGTATGCAGAGCAGTGCAAATTCCGAGGCTGTACACATACCCATGAACCATCATGCAAGGTACTTGAAGCTAAGGAAGAAGGACTAATCGCAGAAAGCCGGTACCGGCACTATGTGTTGTTTCTAACAGAAATGAAAGACAAGAAGCGGAGGTACTAA
- the pknB gene encoding Stk1 family PASTA domain-containing Ser/Thr kinase, with amino-acid sequence MIGHQLGGRYEVIERVGGGGMALVYKAQDLLLNRNVAIKVLRQQFVHDEEFIRRFRREAQSAASLSHPNVVSIYDVGQEDDVHYIVMEYVEGKNLNEIIKERAPLQVDEAVRIASQIADALDHAHHNQIIHRDIKPHNILIGRNGRVKVTDFGIARAVTSTTITQTGSVIGSVHYFSPEHAKGIVTGEKSDLYSLGIVLYQMLTGQLPFLGESPISVALKHLQEEFDEPRKFNPLIPQSVENVILKSMRKNPHERYQSAKEMQTDLETCLMPERRNETKIDFPDEDDIDQTRVMPAIKPEPRGVTSTGAVPVMESDAEEGKEKGKTKNWKKPTLLISLTLLILIAMVGVVWYVKGMLVVPEITVPSVINETEENARKILEDSGLVVSNEVIRVHEEGFDPGIVFDQSRKEGDVVKEGSEIQLSVSIEKEQAKMIDVKGSSYDAAVKSLTALGIKEDQIQRKDEHSNEVQSGNVISQTPGVNEDFDPEEVQIVLTVSKGAETVKMPDLKNQTRSEAERLLKSAGLTLAQVQEESSYTIDRGKVTQQWPYEAGAEVNPGDNITIYISTGYPPEALEYSFNINVSPKEEGKNSSIRITFEDARGKNQEWGTRTINKSNQALTIPLVLAPNENGAVSVYRDGKFLDTYLVSYIDAKNGTVTVPSIEPEGGLQPPPDEQQPDPGNVEEDSTETNQEGEPESTPADGESDNEEGDTSAMNPGNGNGNGKAKGRAKEVVNASSRP; translated from the coding sequence ATGATTGGGCACCAGTTAGGCGGACGCTATGAAGTGATTGAGCGTGTCGGTGGTGGCGGCATGGCGCTTGTATATAAAGCACAGGATCTTCTGCTGAATCGAAATGTCGCGATCAAAGTGTTGAGACAGCAATTCGTCCATGACGAAGAGTTTATTCGACGTTTCCGTAGAGAAGCACAGTCTGCTGCATCATTGTCTCACCCTAACGTAGTGAGTATCTATGATGTAGGGCAAGAAGATGATGTGCATTACATTGTTATGGAATACGTCGAAGGCAAAAACCTGAATGAAATTATAAAGGAAAGGGCGCCTCTGCAAGTCGATGAAGCAGTTCGTATTGCTTCCCAGATTGCAGATGCCCTGGATCATGCACATCATAATCAAATTATTCATCGGGATATTAAACCGCATAACATATTGATTGGACGTAATGGGCGTGTGAAGGTGACGGATTTCGGAATTGCTCGTGCCGTAACCTCAACGACAATTACCCAGACGGGTTCTGTGATCGGTTCTGTTCATTATTTCTCGCCTGAGCATGCCAAAGGCATCGTAACAGGTGAAAAATCGGACTTATATTCTCTTGGCATCGTACTCTATCAAATGCTGACTGGGCAGCTTCCGTTTTTGGGAGAGAGTCCAATTAGCGTCGCGTTGAAGCATCTGCAGGAAGAATTCGATGAACCACGCAAATTCAATCCATTGATTCCGCAAAGTGTGGAAAATGTAATTCTGAAATCGATGCGTAAAAACCCGCACGAGCGGTATCAATCGGCAAAAGAAATGCAGACCGATCTGGAAACTTGTTTGATGCCCGAGCGTCGCAATGAAACGAAGATTGATTTTCCGGATGAGGATGATATTGATCAAACACGTGTCATGCCTGCAATCAAGCCTGAACCGCGTGGTGTAACTTCAACGGGTGCAGTTCCTGTTATGGAATCTGACGCTGAGGAAGGCAAAGAGAAGGGCAAAACAAAGAATTGGAAAAAGCCAACGCTGCTTATTTCGTTGACACTTCTAATTCTGATAGCTATGGTCGGCGTGGTGTGGTACGTCAAGGGCATGCTCGTTGTACCTGAAATAACGGTGCCTAGTGTCATTAACGAGACTGAAGAAAATGCCCGCAAGATCTTGGAAGATAGTGGACTTGTCGTAAGTAATGAGGTCATTCGCGTCCATGAAGAAGGTTTTGATCCAGGTATTGTCTTTGATCAGAGTAGAAAAGAAGGCGATGTCGTCAAAGAGGGCTCTGAGATTCAGCTCAGTGTCAGCATAGAGAAAGAGCAAGCCAAAATGATTGATGTCAAGGGCTCCTCCTATGATGCTGCTGTGAAGAGTCTGACCGCTTTAGGAATCAAGGAGGATCAGATCCAGCGTAAAGATGAACACTCCAATGAAGTCCAATCTGGAAACGTAATCTCCCAGACACCTGGAGTTAATGAAGATTTTGATCCGGAAGAGGTTCAAATTGTTTTAACCGTAAGTAAAGGCGCTGAAACGGTTAAAATGCCTGATCTCAAAAATCAAACCCGCAGTGAAGCGGAGCGGCTGCTCAAATCCGCTGGATTAACACTGGCACAGGTTCAAGAGGAATCGAGTTATACCATTGACCGCGGTAAAGTAACGCAACAATGGCCTTACGAAGCGGGTGCAGAGGTTAATCCTGGTGACAATATTACCATTTACATTAGTACAGGATATCCACCAGAAGCGTTAGAGTACTCATTTAATATTAATGTCTCACCAAAAGAAGAGGGCAAAAACAGCAGTATTCGAATTACATTTGAAGATGCACGTGGCAAAAACCAAGAGTGGGGAACGCGTACCATTAACAAGTCTAATCAAGCGTTGACGATCCCACTGGTACTTGCACCAAATGAGAATGGCGCTGTGTCCGTCTATCGGGATGGGAAATTCCTTGATACGTACCTTGTTAGCTACATCGATGCCAAGAATGGAACCGTTACGGTGCCTTCCATTGAGCCTGAGGGGGGCTTGCAACCACCACCGGATGAGCAACAGCCGGACCCAGGAAATGTGGAAGAGGATAGTACGGAAACCAACCAGGAAGGTGAACCTGAGTCAACACCTGCGGATGGTGAAAGTGACAACGAAGAGGGAGATACCTCTGCGATGAATCCAGGCAATGGCAATGGAAATGGTAAGGCTAAGGGTAGAGCCAAGGAAGTTGTTAATGCATCAAGCCGTCCTTAA
- a CDS encoding Stp1/IreP family PP2C-type Ser/Thr phosphatase encodes MIKTVQVSHIGRVRSVNEDSAWIRNLETGYILGIVADGMGGHLAGDTASRLAVETLVNDLGTLEPGLSHASLSAALSDAILHANEVIFRTASADEKYHNMGTTVVAALLNDAEGVIGHIGDSRAYKIANKSLTQLTEDHTLVNDLLKNGIIKKEDATHHPRRNVLTRALGTDAEVKVDLDPVKLEEGEVLLLCSDGLSNLVSNEQLIQVAGNLDLPLEERADRLLQLALLAGGDDNITVALFEIQEDNSVVAETGCES; translated from the coding sequence TTGATCAAAACAGTTCAGGTGAGCCATATCGGACGTGTACGTTCGGTTAATGAAGATTCAGCTTGGATTCGCAATTTGGAAACAGGTTATATCTTAGGGATTGTTGCCGATGGCATGGGCGGACATCTTGCGGGAGATACCGCAAGTCGTCTTGCGGTGGAGACACTCGTGAACGATCTGGGGACATTAGAACCGGGATTGTCGCATGCCTCTTTGTCTGCTGCTCTCAGCGACGCGATTCTGCATGCCAATGAGGTTATATTCCGTACAGCATCTGCAGATGAAAAGTACCATAACATGGGGACGACAGTTGTTGCCGCCTTATTAAATGATGCTGAGGGTGTTATCGGTCATATCGGTGATAGCCGCGCTTACAAAATTGCCAACAAATCATTGACCCAGTTGACAGAAGATCACACGCTGGTCAATGACCTGTTGAAGAACGGGATCATTAAGAAGGAAGACGCTACGCACCATCCACGTCGTAACGTACTGACTCGTGCACTTGGCACAGATGCTGAGGTAAAGGTAGATTTAGATCCTGTTAAGCTGGAAGAGGGCGAAGTCCTGTTGTTATGCAGTGATGGGTTAAGCAACCTGGTCAGCAATGAGCAGCTCATTCAAGTTGCTGGCAATCTGGATCTTCCTCTGGAGGAACGAGCGGATCGTCTACTTCAGCTTGCACTGCTTGCTGGTGGAGATGATAACATCACGGTTGCGTTGTTCGAGATTCAAGAGGATAATTCCGTAGTTGCTGAAACGGGGTGCGAGTCATGA
- the rlmN gene encoding 23S rRNA (adenine(2503)-C(2))-methyltransferase RlmN produces the protein MKPFIYDYSLEELQQWAVNNGEPAFRGGQIFDWIYVKRVNDFNEMSNLPKALREKLTEQFEFVTLTEITKFESKDGTVKFLFGLHDDHAIETVIMKHNYGNSICVTTQVGCRIGCTFCASTLGGLKRNLTAGEITAQVVQAQKILDERGERVSSIVIMGSGEPFENYEATMTFLRTMIHEKGLNIGQRHITVSTSGIVPNIYKFADEDTQINLAISIHAPNDALRSKLMPVNRRFPFEDVMESLRYYLAKTGRRITFEYALIGGVNDQPEHAAELAGVLKNMLCHVNLIPVNHVPERKYVRTSRSDIFNFQRILSEQGVNVTIRREQGHDIAAACGQLRAKHMELR, from the coding sequence ATGAAACCTTTTATATATGATTATTCCCTAGAAGAGCTGCAGCAGTGGGCTGTTAATAACGGGGAGCCTGCGTTTCGTGGGGGTCAGATTTTTGACTGGATCTACGTGAAACGTGTGAATGATTTCAATGAAATGAGTAACTTACCGAAGGCACTACGTGAAAAATTGACAGAACAATTCGAATTTGTAACGCTCACAGAAATTACGAAATTTGAATCCAAGGATGGAACGGTTAAGTTCCTGTTCGGTCTGCATGATGATCATGCCATTGAAACAGTTATTATGAAGCACAACTATGGAAACAGCATCTGTGTAACGACACAGGTCGGTTGCCGAATTGGTTGTACCTTCTGTGCATCTACTCTGGGTGGTCTCAAACGTAACCTTACGGCTGGAGAGATTACTGCTCAAGTGGTACAGGCACAGAAAATCTTGGATGAACGTGGCGAGCGTGTCAGCAGCATTGTTATTATGGGTTCAGGTGAACCATTTGAAAACTATGAAGCTACGATGACCTTCCTGCGCACAATGATTCATGAAAAAGGATTGAATATCGGTCAACGTCACATTACCGTATCTACGAGCGGAATCGTACCGAACATCTACAAGTTTGCGGATGAAGATACACAGATCAACCTGGCGATCTCCATTCACGCACCGAATGATGCGCTTCGTTCCAAATTGATGCCGGTCAACCGTCGTTTCCCGTTTGAAGACGTAATGGAATCCTTGCGTTATTATCTGGCCAAAACAGGTCGTAGAATCACGTTTGAGTACGCCCTGATTGGCGGAGTTAATGATCAGCCTGAACATGCTGCTGAACTAGCGGGTGTGCTCAAGAACATGCTGTGTCATGTTAACTTGATTCCGGTCAACCACGTACCTGAGCGCAAATACGTAAGAACATCACGAAGCGATATATTTAACTTCCAGAGAATCCTCTCGGAGCAAGGCGTCAATGTAACGATTCGTCGTGAACAGGGACATGATATTGCTGCCGCTTGCGGTCAGCTTCGTGCCAAGCATATGGAGTTGAGGTGA
- the rsmB gene encoding 16S rRNA (cytosine(967)-C(5))-methyltransferase RsmB: MNGNTSGRASGQGKQTQNSTTRTHSKKSQNSGKPAHTQNRNAARPASRGTERSSAPKTSARNVAVKVLSAVEQDGAYSNLELNRRLKEADLSPADVGLATELVYGTIARLNTLDYYLERYVAKGVSKLQPWVRSLLRISVYQMLYLDRIPEHAVVSEAVNLAKKLGHQGISGMVNGVLRNMIRNRDELRIPEHLPAAERITLEHSHPLWMVERWIAQYGEETAEAICRANNEPPAVSVRVNTTMTTREKLMREMENTGANVEPSRLSPDGILVLSGGNMALTSWYRDGLLSVQDESSMLVAEAVAPEEGQTVLDCCAAPGGKTAHMAEKMQDRGRIIANDLHAHKRQLIMDQADRLGLGCIDAVTGDALDLNERYAEASFDRILLDAPCSGLGVIRRKPDVKWTKSPEDIEDISGLQRELLDRVAPLLKPGGVLVYSTCTIEPAENEMMVSDFLQRHPEFEAAGSTWSDTSLAEWKSVNGGVQILPQYAHSDGFYIARLIRTANGSIV, from the coding sequence ATGAACGGAAATACATCAGGTCGTGCCTCAGGTCAGGGGAAACAAACGCAAAATTCAACGACTCGTACCCACTCTAAGAAAAGCCAAAACAGCGGTAAACCTGCGCATACTCAAAATAGAAATGCTGCTAGGCCTGCTTCACGAGGGACTGAACGTTCGTCCGCTCCCAAAACATCTGCCCGTAACGTTGCCGTAAAGGTGCTTAGTGCAGTTGAACAGGACGGAGCATACAGCAATTTAGAGTTGAATCGCCGATTAAAAGAAGCCGATTTAAGCCCAGCAGATGTAGGTCTGGCGACCGAATTAGTCTATGGAACAATCGCAAGGCTGAACACACTGGATTATTATTTGGAACGTTACGTAGCCAAAGGTGTGTCTAAGTTACAGCCGTGGGTAAGAAGCTTGTTACGGATTAGTGTGTATCAGATGTTATATCTGGATCGAATTCCTGAGCATGCAGTTGTCAGTGAAGCGGTGAATCTGGCGAAAAAGCTGGGTCACCAAGGTATATCTGGTATGGTGAATGGCGTTTTGCGGAATATGATTCGTAATCGTGATGAGCTTCGAATACCGGAACATCTACCTGCTGCTGAGCGGATTACGCTGGAGCACTCACATCCGCTCTGGATGGTAGAGCGCTGGATCGCTCAATATGGTGAAGAGACAGCAGAGGCCATCTGCCGTGCCAATAATGAACCTCCTGCTGTCAGTGTTCGTGTGAATACAACGATGACAACGCGAGAGAAGCTGATGCGTGAAATGGAGAACACAGGAGCTAACGTAGAGCCTTCCCGATTAAGTCCTGATGGTATTCTGGTGCTTAGCGGAGGCAATATGGCTCTTACATCCTGGTATCGGGATGGTCTGTTATCTGTGCAGGATGAGAGTTCCATGCTGGTGGCTGAAGCGGTCGCACCCGAAGAAGGACAAACCGTACTCGATTGCTGTGCGGCTCCTGGTGGCAAGACAGCACATATGGCTGAGAAAATGCAGGATCGTGGACGAATTATAGCGAATGATCTGCATGCGCATAAACGTCAATTGATTATGGATCAGGCGGATCGTCTGGGATTGGGCTGTATTGATGCCGTTACCGGTGATGCACTTGATCTGAATGAACGCTATGCTGAAGCTTCATTTGATCGGATTTTGCTGGATGCGCCATGCTCGGGTCTTGGTGTTATCCGTCGTAAGCCAGATGTCAAATGGACCAAGTCTCCTGAAGATATCGAAGATATTTCGGGTCTACAGCGTGAGTTGCTGGATCGTGTAGCTCCACTTTTGAAGCCAGGAGGGGTGCTGGTATACAGCACATGTACGATTGAACCAGCGGAGAATGAAATGATGGTGTCTGACTTCTTGCAACGTCACCCAGAATTCGAAGCAGCTGGTTCGACATGGTCTGATACGTCATTGGCTGAATGGAAATCCGTAAATGGAGGTGTGCAGATTTTGCCGCAATATGCGCACAGCGACGGTTTTTACATTGCCCGTTTAATTCGTACAGCGAATGGATCAATTGTATAG
- the fmt gene encoding methionyl-tRNA formyltransferase, whose product MDLNIVFMGTPDFAVPSLDMLIAEGYNVVGVVTQPDKPQGRKKVLTPTPVKAAAERHGLPVFQPIKLRDPEAVARLAEWKPDLIVTAAFGQILPKAVLDMPVRGCVNIHGSLLPKYRGGAPIQRSIINGESVTGVTLMYMAEGLDTGDMISRVEVPITDEDTSGSMFIKLSDAGSKLLQEEMPRLIAGETTAVPQDDAEASYARNLTREDEKLDWNRSSRELFNQIRGLVPFSGAFTMWDDQVFKVWAATNPNHSDAQGTAQTGQTEPGTVLQLGANGIEVSTGSGSLWLTEVQPAGKKVMKAADFGRGGTLKPGTVLR is encoded by the coding sequence ATGGATTTGAATATTGTTTTTATGGGAACTCCAGATTTTGCTGTTCCTTCTCTAGATATGCTGATTGCGGAAGGGTACAACGTGGTCGGTGTCGTAACACAGCCGGATAAACCACAAGGCCGCAAAAAAGTACTTACACCAACACCTGTGAAAGCTGCAGCCGAGCGTCATGGCCTGCCTGTATTTCAACCGATAAAACTTCGTGATCCAGAAGCAGTGGCTCGGCTTGCTGAGTGGAAGCCTGATCTCATTGTTACCGCAGCATTTGGGCAGATTCTGCCCAAAGCCGTGTTGGACATGCCTGTTCGCGGTTGTGTGAACATACATGGATCACTTTTGCCTAAATATCGCGGAGGTGCTCCGATTCAACGCTCCATCATCAATGGGGAATCGGTTACTGGAGTAACGCTCATGTATATGGCAGAAGGACTGGACACCGGAGACATGATCTCACGCGTGGAGGTGCCGATCACGGATGAAGATACATCAGGCTCGATGTTTATCAAGCTAAGTGACGCAGGATCCAAACTGCTGCAGGAAGAAATGCCTAGATTAATTGCAGGGGAAACAACGGCTGTCCCTCAGGATGATGCCGAAGCTTCGTATGCCCGCAATCTGACTCGGGAAGATGAGAAACTAGACTGGAATCGCTCCTCGCGAGAGCTGTTTAATCAGATCCGTGGTCTGGTGCCGTTCTCTGGAGCATTCACCATGTGGGATGATCAAGTCTTCAAAGTCTGGGCAGCGACGAATCCGAATCATTCAGATGCGCAGGGAACTGCTCAAACGGGTCAGACTGAACCAGGAACTGTTCTGCAACTGGGTGCTAATGGTATCGAGGTGTCAACAGGCAGCGGTTCACTCTGGTTAACCGAAGTTCAGCCAGCAGGTAAAAAAGTGATGAAAGCTGCAGACTTTGGTCGTGGTGGTACCTTGAAACCAGGCACGGTGCTACGATGA
- the def gene encoding peptide deformylase, protein MSIRIIVKEPDEVLHKRAKEVTKVTPNVQKLLDDMADTMYDAEGVGLAAPQVGILKRLIVIDAGDEQGLIKMINPEIISSEGEQFGPEGCLSIPGINGDVRRFETVTVKGLDREGNELIITGSGLLSRAFQHEIDHLDGVLFTDIAEKVYEISADQTGPRRN, encoded by the coding sequence ATGTCGATTCGCATTATCGTGAAAGAACCGGATGAAGTGCTACACAAAAGAGCTAAGGAAGTAACGAAGGTAACACCGAATGTACAAAAGCTGCTGGATGATATGGCAGATACGATGTACGACGCTGAGGGTGTAGGGCTTGCGGCGCCACAAGTAGGTATTCTGAAACGTTTGATTGTTATTGATGCTGGAGATGAGCAGGGGTTGATCAAAATGATTAATCCTGAAATTATCTCAAGTGAAGGTGAGCAGTTTGGACCAGAAGGTTGCCTGAGTATTCCTGGAATTAATGGGGATGTGCGTCGCTTTGAGACGGTGACCGTTAAAGGACTGGATCGTGAAGGTAATGAACTGATTATTACGGGCAGCGGCTTGTTGTCCCGCGCATTCCAACATGAAATTGATCATTTGGATGGAGTGCTCTTTACTGATATTGCCGAGAAAGTGTACGAAATTTCTGCAGATCAGACAGGACCTCGACGTAATTAA